The following are encoded in a window of Halosolutus halophilus genomic DNA:
- a CDS encoding Cdc6/Cdc18 family protein gives MSKYDELFAATAPDDSVFVDKRVLDPLADPDEIHAREEQEHELATMLNGVHEDYLPPTVSIYGPPGTGKTLTTRRVCGEFVARHDELAVEYVNLKECRTLFSAANEIHFELTGDRKKAYAGLDGVFAGIWDALADYPAWTVLLLDEIDHVRHDTNYDPNDFFYRLLRGEGKLAREIDLSVWLLSNELLEVDLRLDSRVESAMSDEHVFFPPYDATDLEAVLAPRLERAFRDGALPADVQQYGIREAARRWGDARKALTLFRQAGETATERGLDRVTRECIDANLETTEREATIEKLLALPANHFVVLTAITGRDRGGEIKQPVTTREIHALLQTDAYPAALRLGERTIQTVVTDLETMGLVETWLESRGRDGRAKQIETPFDPQWVRDAIAPYATDSSYLATAFDS, from the coding sequence ATGAGCAAGTACGACGAGCTCTTCGCCGCGACGGCACCGGACGACAGCGTCTTCGTCGACAAGCGCGTGCTCGACCCGCTAGCCGATCCGGACGAGATCCACGCCCGCGAGGAGCAGGAACACGAGTTGGCGACGATGTTGAACGGCGTCCACGAGGACTACCTGCCGCCGACGGTCTCGATCTACGGGCCGCCGGGGACAGGCAAGACGCTGACGACGCGACGTGTCTGCGGGGAGTTCGTGGCCCGCCACGACGAACTCGCCGTCGAGTACGTCAACCTGAAGGAGTGCCGGACGCTCTTTTCGGCGGCCAACGAGATCCACTTCGAACTGACGGGCGACCGGAAGAAAGCCTACGCCGGCCTCGACGGCGTCTTCGCGGGCATCTGGGACGCCCTCGCCGACTACCCCGCGTGGACCGTCCTCCTGCTGGACGAGATCGACCACGTCCGCCACGATACGAACTACGATCCGAACGACTTCTTCTACCGGTTGCTCCGCGGCGAGGGGAAACTGGCTCGTGAAATCGATCTCTCGGTCTGGCTCCTGAGCAACGAGTTGCTCGAGGTCGACCTCCGCCTGGACAGCCGCGTCGAGAGCGCGATGAGCGACGAACACGTGTTCTTCCCGCCCTACGACGCTACTGATCTCGAGGCGGTGCTCGCGCCGCGCCTCGAGCGGGCGTTCCGCGACGGCGCGCTCCCGGCCGACGTCCAGCAGTACGGCATTCGGGAGGCCGCCCGGCGCTGGGGCGACGCCCGGAAGGCGCTCACCCTGTTCCGGCAGGCCGGCGAGACGGCCACCGAGCGCGGCCTCGACCGGGTGACCCGCGAGTGTATCGACGCGAACCTCGAGACGACCGAGCGCGAGGCCACGATCGAGAAACTGCTCGCCCTGCCGGCCAACCACTTCGTCGTCCTCACGGCCATCACGGGCCGGGATCGGGGCGGCGAGATCAAACAGCCCGTGACGACCCGCGAGATCCACGCCCTCCTGCAGACCGACGCCTACCCGGCCGCCCTGCGCCTCGGCGAGCGCACCATCCAGACGGTCGTCACGGATCTCGAGACGATGGGCCTCGTCGAGACGTGGCTCGAGTCCCGCGGGCGTGACGGCCGGGCGAAACAGATCGAGACGCCGTTCGACCCGCAGTGGGTCCGCGACGCGATCGCACCGTACGCCACGGACTCGTCGTATCTCGCCACGGCGTTCGATAGTTAA
- a CDS encoding metal-dependent hydrolase gives MLLPSGRALTHSLVVAVPFSGVVLAIARRYGKPTLGVAFAIGYLSHLATDAVARSPGGSTSVESVFWPIVGSDSSTDPPRATGGGRRDGNQSVRHRPRAGHGRPDARGGRPPRGRRAGGRRLARRGSLGRP, from the coding sequence GTGCTCCTCCCGAGCGGCCGTGCGCTCACTCATTCGCTGGTCGTCGCGGTTCCGTTCTCGGGCGTCGTCCTCGCGATCGCGCGACGGTACGGGAAGCCCACGTTAGGCGTCGCGTTCGCAATCGGCTACCTTTCACATCTGGCGACCGATGCTGTCGCACGCTCTCCGGGTGGCTCGACGAGTGTCGAGAGTGTGTTCTGGCCGATCGTCGGCTCCGACTCGTCGACCGACCCGCCGCGAGCGACGGGGGGCGGCCGCCGAGACGGGAACCAGTCTGTTCGGCACCGCCCGCGCGCTGGCCACGGGCGACCCGACGCGCGCGGTGGCCGGCCGCCCCGGGGTCGTCGCGCTGGTGGGCGTCGGCTGGCTCGCCGTGGGTCGCTTGGGCGTCCATAG
- a CDS encoding helix-turn-helix domain-containing protein, translating into MRVASAKMVNENFEPNDRQEAILDVLKEGREEGIPWGYANPKRLEEELDTRRQYINRALQGLIDAGWIEKVNRGLYRFVNDPREN; encoded by the coding sequence ATGAGAGTAGCCAGCGCTAAGATGGTGAATGAGAATTTCGAACCCAACGACCGACAAGAAGCTATCCTTGACGTGCTAAAAGAAGGGCGGGAAGAGGGAATACCATGGGGTTATGCAAATCCGAAACGCCTCGAAGAAGAACTTGATACGCGACGTCAATACATCAATCGGGCACTGCAAGGACTTATCGACGCAGGCTGGATCGAAAAAGTAAATCGTGGACTTTATCGCTTTGTCAACGACCCAAGAGAAAACTGA
- a CDS encoding transcriptional regulator yields the protein MNEADDAILEYLQELETDTGHRVSLPPTAVWYNLVEELGVLERSQNTISRRMNVLSDAGLLEKTNEKRGYYRITDTGLAYLNGELVASDLERPKE from the coding sequence ATGAACGAGGCAGACGACGCGATTTTGGAGTACTTGCAGGAATTGGAGACAGACACGGGCCACCGGGTTTCGCTCCCGCCGACTGCCGTGTGGTACAATCTGGTCGAGGAACTCGGTGTCTTGGAGCGGAGCCAGAATACAATCTCTCGTCGCATGAACGTGCTCTCGGACGCCGGGTTGCTCGAGAAAACCAACGAGAAACGCGGCTACTACAGAATTACCGATACGGGACTTGCCTATCTAAATGGTGAACTGGTTGCAAGCGACCTCGAACGGCCTAAAGAGTAA
- a CDS encoding NUDIX domain-containing protein, with the protein MEVHNDRIPDELFSEFITQMPEVCVETVVENDGEILLAKRTNKPVQGEWFWPGGRLYKGERFEDAAHRIATEELGIDVNILDQIGVYAHFWDTSAEENNPSRHTVNVVYHVSPIDDSPSISLDQQHSEIQWISEIEDDLHEYVKLYLKDSNLL; encoded by the coding sequence ATGGAAGTTCACAATGATCGGATTCCGGACGAGCTTTTCTCAGAATTCATCACTCAAATGCCTGAAGTCTGTGTCGAAACCGTCGTCGAAAACGATGGCGAGATTCTCCTAGCAAAGCGGACAAATAAACCGGTACAGGGCGAATGGTTTTGGCCGGGAGGACGATTATACAAGGGAGAACGCTTTGAGGACGCCGCTCATCGGATCGCAACCGAAGAACTCGGTATCGATGTGAACATCTTAGATCAGATTGGAGTATACGCTCACTTCTGGGACACTAGTGCAGAGGAGAACAACCCTAGTAGACATACCGTCAACGTTGTCTATCATGTGAGCCCGATTGATGATTCTCCGTCAATTTCTCTCGATCAACAACATAGTGAGATACAATGGATTTCTGAAATCGAGGATGATCTACACGAATACGTGAAATTATATCTGAAGGACTCAAACCTTCTCTGA
- a CDS encoding GDP-mannose 4,6-dehydratase, giving the protein MDIDSKVAGRPVFVTGADGFVGSHLVDRLVDAGADVHVFVRATSSGELNNIVHQSEEVTVHRGDLRDSHSVREALSDFQDYSDSLIFHLAAQAHVGESWDRPYETIETNVTGTLNLLQAVVDLDLDVTKIDTAGTSEEYGNIKKEMEDKHNFEEDGRVILDERSPVNPTSIYATSKLASDFLTMNFHDGYGLPTVTTRMFNNYGPRQNPRYITGTIITQALERDVVELGNLQPKRDMCYVSDGVRGHLHVALEGSPGEQYVYGYGENISMRDWTELILEVGSKYNYWDRPEIVQREDRYRPGDSDVEELLVGYEKLNEETGWEPEVDWRQGVRQTIDWYATNREQWYGRVDWR; this is encoded by the coding sequence ATGGATATCGACTCCAAAGTTGCTGGCCGACCGGTTTTTGTTACTGGTGCAGATGGATTCGTTGGCTCGCACCTCGTCGACCGGCTCGTCGATGCAGGTGCAGACGTCCACGTCTTCGTCCGGGCGACGTCTAGCGGCGAACTGAACAACATCGTTCACCAATCGGAAGAGGTCACCGTCCATCGGGGTGACCTCCGGGACAGCCATTCCGTTCGAGAGGCCCTCTCGGACTTTCAGGATTACAGTGATTCGCTCATCTTCCATCTCGCCGCTCAGGCTCACGTCGGCGAATCCTGGGACCGACCCTATGAAACCATCGAGACGAACGTCACTGGAACACTGAATCTCTTGCAGGCTGTTGTCGATCTTGATCTTGACGTTACGAAGATCGACACTGCCGGTACCAGCGAGGAGTACGGGAACATCAAGAAAGAAATGGAGGACAAGCACAACTTCGAAGAGGACGGCCGCGTCATTCTGGACGAACGGTCGCCTGTGAACCCGACGAGCATTTACGCCACCTCCAAACTGGCGTCAGACTTCCTGACGATGAACTTCCACGACGGGTACGGATTGCCGACCGTCACGACCCGAATGTTCAACAACTACGGTCCTCGCCAGAACCCGCGCTATATCACCGGGACGATCATCACCCAAGCACTTGAGAGGGATGTTGTCGAACTCGGTAACCTGCAGCCGAAGCGTGACATGTGTTACGTGAGCGACGGCGTCCGAGGTCACCTGCACGTAGCGCTTGAGGGGTCCCCCGGCGAACAGTATGTCTATGGGTACGGCGAGAACATCTCCATGCGGGACTGGACCGAGCTCATTCTCGAGGTAGGGAGCAAGTACAATTACTGGGACAGGCCCGAAATCGTCCAACGGGAGGACCGTTACCGTCCCGGCGATAGCGACGTCGAAGAACTGCTTGTCGGATACGAGAAACTCAACGAAGAGACGGGTTGGGAACCGGAAGTCGATTGGCGGCAGGGCGTCCGACAAACAATCGACTGGTACGCGACGAACCGCGAACAGTGGTACGGGAGGGTCGACTGGCGATGA
- a CDS encoding GDP-L-fucose synthase family protein, whose protein sequence is MSYDYWDGKTVMVTGGSGFLGSHLVEELESRSDNVEVFIPRSEDYDLRERSNIRRAFQKSGADVVLHLAATVGGIGANRKNPGRYFYDNAIMGIELMEMARQFDVEKFTILGTICAYPEDTPVPFNEEDLFEGYPEPTNAPYGIAKKALLTQSKAYRKQYDFNSIYLMPVNLYGPRDDFDLETSHVIPAIIRKCVEARERGDDSITAWGTGEPTREFLYVEDAAKGILDATERYDRSEPVNLGSGDEISIRDLVKMIADVTNFEGDIEWDTSKPDGQMRRRLDVSRAKEYFSWVADTDFKDGLRETVEWYEANCNEIIDQ, encoded by the coding sequence ATGAGCTACGATTACTGGGATGGGAAAACCGTCATGGTAACCGGCGGTTCCGGGTTCCTTGGCAGCCATCTCGTCGAGGAACTCGAATCACGCTCCGATAACGTAGAGGTGTTCATCCCTCGTAGCGAAGACTACGATCTTCGCGAACGGAGTAATATTAGACGGGCGTTCCAGAAGTCCGGTGCCGATGTCGTCCTTCACCTCGCCGCAACTGTCGGTGGGATCGGTGCGAATCGCAAGAACCCAGGACGGTACTTCTACGATAACGCCATCATGGGTATCGAACTGATGGAGATGGCCAGACAGTTCGACGTCGAGAAGTTCACCATTCTCGGGACCATTTGCGCGTATCCCGAGGACACACCCGTACCGTTCAACGAAGAGGATCTCTTCGAAGGGTATCCCGAACCGACCAACGCACCGTACGGGATCGCAAAAAAGGCTCTTCTCACCCAGTCGAAGGCGTACCGCAAGCAGTATGATTTCAATAGCATTTACCTCATGCCAGTTAATCTCTACGGGCCGCGGGACGACTTCGACCTCGAGACGTCGCATGTGATCCCCGCGATCATTCGTAAGTGCGTCGAAGCGCGCGAACGTGGCGACGACTCGATCACTGCCTGGGGTACTGGAGAACCGACCCGAGAATTCCTTTACGTCGAAGATGCAGCTAAGGGAATTCTCGACGCAACGGAACGCTACGACAGAAGTGAGCCGGTTAATCTCGGAAGCGGTGACGAGATTAGTATCCGCGACCTCGTCAAGATGATCGCAGATGTGACGAACTTCGAGGGAGATATCGAGTGGGACACGTCGAAGCCCGACGGCCAAATGCGACGTCGGCTAGACGTTTCTCGAGCCAAAGAGTACTTCAGCTGGGTAGCGGATACTGACTTCAAAGATGGATTGCGGGAAACAGTCGAATGGTACGAAGCTAACTGCAATGAAATCATTGATCAATAA
- a CDS encoding alkaline phosphatase family protein, translating to MSNTLTILGIDAADYALCHEWGCSNLLLDRDQKLESFAHSTDVPATLEVWPSIATGQRPTEHGVLLNAEDRDTGSSLYRLAVSANKALPDLLSDRIRALKEQQVGTSFPQTSAQTIFTETGGTAYNWPGVTPCHDWDREGEWFQSVIEGDLPEQEFYRRQLGDAGKGVGWLAAQAQADVPVAGAHIHILDHMGHLYGERPEKLRQSYDAVDELVGWLQERVDSLIIISDHGMQSTAVDSDDDPGVHSWRAMVAATDDIETLPDGVLDVYEWLLMQINDEEVDETTTTVDAPMEHLKDLGYL from the coding sequence ATGAGTAATACTCTGACAATATTGGGAATTGACGCGGCCGACTACGCGTTATGTCATGAGTGGGGATGTTCGAATCTGTTGCTCGATCGCGATCAGAAGCTCGAATCATTTGCACATTCGACTGATGTCCCAGCGACATTGGAGGTCTGGCCGTCGATCGCAACAGGTCAGCGGCCGACAGAACACGGCGTCCTTTTGAACGCAGAAGATCGGGACACGGGGAGTTCGTTGTACCGTCTTGCTGTGAGTGCGAATAAAGCACTCCCAGACCTGCTCAGCGATCGGATTCGGGCACTAAAGGAACAACAGGTTGGAACATCGTTCCCACAAACTTCCGCCCAAACGATCTTTACCGAAACTGGTGGAACTGCCTACAACTGGCCGGGTGTAACGCCATGTCACGACTGGGATCGTGAAGGTGAGTGGTTCCAATCAGTTATTGAAGGCGATCTTCCCGAACAAGAGTTTTATCGACGTCAGCTCGGCGATGCTGGAAAAGGAGTTGGATGGCTGGCTGCACAGGCCCAAGCAGATGTCCCCGTCGCTGGCGCTCATATCCATATTCTGGATCATATGGGTCATCTCTACGGCGAACGCCCAGAGAAACTTCGACAATCCTACGACGCTGTAGATGAGTTGGTAGGATGGCTTCAAGAACGAGTAGACTCGCTCATAATTATTTCTGACCACGGAATGCAATCAACGGCTGTTGATAGTGATGATGATCCAGGGGTCCATTCCTGGCGGGCAATGGTGGCAGCCACCGACGACATCGAGACGCTTCCAGATGGAGTTCTTGATGTCTACGAATGGCTATTGATGCAGATCAACGACGAAGAAGTTGACGAGACGACAACGACAGTAGATGCGCCAATGGAGCATCTCAAGGATTTGGGATACTTGTAG